AGTCTGGTCCACGCGTCCACTCAATCCGCCAAGTAGAACGAGGGCATAGTCTTCGGGCACTTCTTGTATACATTTCATGAGATCGGTAGAGTAttcgtcctcgtctttCTTGATTGGTACTTTAAGGGAAGCGTAATGGGCTTGAACGTCGGGACGAAGAGAGTCGAGGTCGCCTTTGATAAGGTCGGGAAGATATCTTGTTTGACGAGTATCAGCATGACACGCATATGTAGCTTTTAGTGACAGAGTGACGTACTGGCTCTCGTGATCCACGTCAAAGAGCCTGTTCGCTCCTCCGTCTGCACAGAGTCTGATGTCTACGGCTTGCCATGCTCGCTGCAGAAGGTCTTTACGGATGGGCTGGTTTACGATGATGAGCGCGTACTTCTTCGTTGCGTGTCCTCTGAGGAGCTCTTCGCATGTCCATGTTCTGGCGAAATGTGGTGGCatggctgctgctgaggtCGAGAGACTATTGCGTAGCCGTTTCCAGCGTGGTGGGAAAGAGTTGTATACATTGTGCTTTACGTAATGCAGCATGGGCATCATCGTGCCCCGATGAGCAGCGATAGCGGGGAAGATGTCCTTTATCCAGCCTCTCTTGTTTCCACGACATCCACATTCCACCAGCCATCATGGTACATGACCCACGCATCTCAGACAGCCAACTCGCCCAGATCAACGCAGTAAGCACGCCCACAGCCACCGTACACACTCCCGCAATCACTCACACCTACTCAGGCAGCGGCTGTCCGCGAGTATGCCATCGAGCCACGAATGGGTAGGTCAGACCATATCGCGACCACGCTGACCATCAGACTACCGTACCGTCTCTGCCGTCAACGGGTAAGCCTACATCGTGCTGGACACAGCTAACAGAACAGTCCACTGGTCGTTCTCGATAATGTCTCGGTGAGTTATCGCACGGTTCGGGCACAGCTAACCAATGCAGTTCCCTTCCTACAACGAAATCGTTCAGCTCACTCTCCCGGATGGCACTATCCGGGGTGGTCAAGTGCTTGAAGTTAGCGGAAAGAAGGCTGTCGTCCAGGTGCGTTGCATATCCCCGTGAGCACCGCTCACCAATCAGGTGTTCGAAGGGACTTCTGGTGTAGACACCAAGGCGACTCGAATCTCCTTTTCCGGATCTTCCATGAAGCTGGCTGTGTCCGAAGATATGCTTGGGCGAGTGTTCAACGGTAGTGGTAACCCTATCGATAATGGACCAAAGGTCTTTGCCGAAGATTATCTCGACATCAACGGTGAGTATTCGGTGAAATGGATAAACATAGCTTATTGCCCGGTTCAGGTTCTCCAATCAACCCTTACTCTCGTATCTACCCCGAGGAGATGATCCAGACTGGTATCTCTACCATTGATACTATGGTAAGATTTCAAATATGCTGGGGAATACCAAGCTCACATCTTATCGTGTAGAACTCTATCGCCCGTGGACAGAAgattcccatcttctctgccGCCGGTCTTCCCCACAATGAAGTGAGTCTACCACTACCGTCACTATCGAACTGTGACTTATGACCAAAAACAGATTGCCGCCCAAATCTGTCGACAAGCCGGTCTCGTCAAACGTCCCGGTGCCACCAAGGGTGTCCACGACGGCCACGAGGACAACTTCTCCATCGTTTTCGCCGCTATGGGTGTTAATATGGAGACCGCCCGATTCTTCAAGCGAGACTTTGAGGAAAGTGGAAGTATCTCCAACTCTACCCTATTTGTCAACCTCGCTTCCGACCCTACTATCGAACGTATCATCACCCCTCGTCTCGCTCTTACCACTGCCGAGTACTTTGCTTATCAGCTTGAGAAACACGTGTTGGTCGTCATGACCGACATGTCGAGTTATGCCGATGCTCTTCGAGAAGTCTCTGCTGCCCGAGAGGAAGTACCAGGTCGACGAGGTTACCCTGGTTACCTTTATACCGATTTGGCCACCCTTTACGAGCGTGCTGGTCGAGTTGAGGGAAGAAACGGTTCCATCACTCAGGTTCCCATCTTGACCATGCCCAACGACGGTAAGTCGTGTCTGGTCCTCTTAAAACCAGATCGTAGACTGACTCTTGTTCATTTTGTAGATATTACCCACCCTATCCCTGATTTGACTGGTTATATTACAGAAGGTCAAATCTTTGTCGACCGTCAACTTTCCAACCGTCAAATCTACCCCCCCATTAACGTCCTTCCTTCATTATCCcgtttgatgaagagcgCTATCGGCGAGAAGCTTACCCGCAAGGACCACGGTGACGTGTCTAACCAGCTTGTACGTCTTTTCGTCATAATCTCACCCTTTTTGAATACGAAACATTCAGCTGATGGTGCTGTGGCGCAGTATGCCAAGTATGCCGTCGGTAAGGATGCGGCTTCCATGAAGGCTGTCGTTGGTGAAGAAGCCTTGTCCGCCGATGATAAGCTCGCCCTTGAGTTTTTGGATAGGTTTGAAAAGGAGTTTGTCGGTCAGGGTGCTTATGAGGCTCGAACCATCTTTGAGTCCCTTGACATTGCTTGGGAACTTTTGAGGATCTTCCCCAAGGAGTCTCTCAACCGAATCAGCCCCAAGGTACGTACCAGAAGCGTGCTGAAAAAAATGGATTATGCTCATTTTATGTTTCAGATTCTCGCCGAATTCTATGCGCGCAGGCCCAAGGGAACTAGTGCTGAACAACCCGAAGAGAATAAGGAAGATAATCTTATAGACGCGTAAGGAGGGCTTtataaaaaaaaacaatTAAAATAGTGTATCCATGTTCATGACATTGCGTGTCGTTTGGCTACTTCTTGATCTAATCTAACAGTTCTTTCCCAAACCTCCTTGTTCAGTGTCGCGTGCGGGTAAGATAAGGCGACGATTCTCGCAACTTTCATTCGCCTTTTCAAAGCCTCTTCTGCATCGGCAGCGTTAGACTTGCGTTCTTGGACAAAGTGATCCTGTATGAGCTGGGAAATCTCGTCAGGGATGACCAGCCGTGAAGCGTGGGTAGGTGAAGAATATCGTGCAAGGTATGAGCGAAAAGCTTCAAGCGAAGGAGGTTTGGTGGGTGCCGTGCCGTCTTCCCGAAGAGGAATATCTACGTCAACCTATAAATGCTTTGTTTCAGTACCAGCCCGCGAGATTCCTAATTGAAAATAATGAGACTTACAGGGAGCAAACTCTTGCCTTGACTGAGCACAGCCACTCTGACAGCACAATCCATCTTGAGCCCATCCATATAAGGGTACTCATAC
This Cryptococcus neoformans var. neoformans JEC21 chromosome 9 sequence DNA region includes the following protein-coding sequences:
- a CDS encoding thiamine pyrophosphokinase, putative; the protein is MPPHFARTWTCEELLRGHATKKYALIIVNQPIRKDLLQRAWQAVDIRLCADGGANRLFDVDHESQYLPDLIKGDLDSLRPDVQAHYASLKVPIKKDEDEYSTDLMKCIQEVPEDYALVLLGGLSGRVDQTVHTMSMLHKMDREIYVLDKESMAWVLRPGQHEIHIDHSTMGQTCGILPVGIDSAHVRTKGLKWDVGNLSTSNHLLPEEPVVWIETSRPILWTVEIRQIE
- a CDS encoding vacuolar ATP synthase, putative is translated as MVHDPRISDSQLAQINAAAAVREYAIEPRMDYRTVSAVNGPLVVLDNVSFPSYNEIVQLTLPDGTIRGGQVLEVSGKKAVVQVFEGTSGVDTKATRISFSGSSMKLAVSEDMLGRVFNGSGNPIDNGPKVFAEDYLDINGSPINPYSRIYPEEMIQTGISTIDTMNSIARGQKIPIFSAAGLPHNEIAAQICRQAGLVKRPGATKGVHDGHEDNFSIVFAAMGVNMETARFFKRDFEESGSISNSTLFVNLASDPTIERIITPRLALTTAEYFAYQLEKHVLVVMTDMSSYADALREVSAAREEVPGRRGYPGYLYTDLATLYERAGRVEGRNGSITQVPILTMPNDDITHPIPDLTGYITEGQIFVDRQLSNRQIYPPINVLPSLSRLMKSAIGEKLTRKDHGDVSNQLYAKYAVGKDAASMKAVVGEEALSADDKLALEFLDRFEKEFVGQGAYEARTIFESLDIAWELLRIFPKESLNRISPKILAEFYARRPKGTSAEQPEENKEDNLIDA